The DNA segment CGCCGAGGTTGCCACGGTAGCGACCAGCGGGAACAGGTTGATGTACGGTGCCCGCGAACTCCTGAGCCTGCTGGCATATCAATCGGGCTACATGCGCTGAGGCCGTAGGCAGAGTCCGTCGCGCGGATCCCGAGCGGCTCGAGAAGGAAGGTGGTGAGGCGCTTCTGGTCAGACCAGGAAAGGGTTGGTCCGGCTTTCGACACCGATCGTCGTCGTGTCGCCGTGGCCCGGGAGCACCAGCGTGTCCGGCGGCAGCGACAGCAGTTCATGCCGGATGCTGGCGAGCAGCTGCTCGTGATCGCCGAAGGGCAGGTCGGTGCGCCCGATCGAGCCCTTGAAGAGCGCGTCACCGGCGAGTACCAGCCGCTCCGCGGGAGCGTAGAAGGCGACATGTCCGGGCGCGTGGCCGGGCGTATGCAGGCAGTCGAATGTGAGCCCTGCCAGTTCCAGCCGCTGACCGTGTCGAAGCTCGACCGTCGCCTGCGGCGGTTGATCTATCTCGATCCCCCACTGCGCCGCGGCGAGCGAAGCGTACTCGAGCAGTGGCCCATCGGCCGGGTGCAGGTAGACCGGCACCTCGTGGGTCTCGAGGAGCTCTGCGAGGGCGCCGACGTGATCGAAGTGGGCGTGGGTGAGGAGGATCGCCTCGAGCCTCCGGCCGCTCGTCAGCAGAGCCTGCGCGAGCGTCGCCGCTTCGTCGCCCGGGTCGACCAGCAGTACCGCATCCGAGCCTGCCGCTCCGACCAGGTAGCAGTTCTCCTGCAACGGGCCCACGGTGAGGCGTTCCAGCAGCAGCTGACCGGTCTTCATCGGCGGCTCCTCAGCATGGTCGCGAAGATGTCCCGGTACATCCGCAGCCTCATCGCCATACCGGCGATGAAGCCGCGCTTCTCCTCCTTCATCACCTGTGAGACCCCCTCCAGCGGTATGTCGCGGCAGCGCCACCCCTCGCGGCGAGCGACGTCGGTGATCGCCACCTCGATCCCGTAGCGGGTCGCTTCCAGCTGCGGGACCCTCAGGAGCAGATCGCGCCGCACCGCCCGCTGGCCGTTCAGCTGGGGAGTCAGCCGTTGAGCGGCTGTGGTTCGCCAGCGACCGCCGGTGAAGACCCCACGGGTCATGTCGACCTCGCCGGCGATGACCGGAGCGGCCAGATCCTGAAGGTGTCGGGGTGTGAGGCCCACGAGGTCGGCGTCGACCAGCAGTACCGTCTCGCTGGCGATGCTCCTGAGCCCGGCTGCAACGGCGCCCCCCTTGCCGAGGTTGCGTTGCAATCCGATGACCCGGGCCCCGGCCCGCCGGGCCGCCTCGCCGGTACCGTCGGTCGAACCGTCGTCGACGACGAGGACCTCGCCCACGCCCGAACGCAGGCCGACTTCCACTACTCCGTCTATCGTTTCCGCCTCGTTGTAGGCAGGTATCAGGATCGTGCAGATCCCGCGGGCGTCGGTGGCGGCGCTACCCTCGAGGGTGGCGCCGCTATCCGCGGATGATGCCGCCGAGCTCATTGAAGGTGATCAGCAGGATGAGGGCCAGAACCGCCATCACGCCGATGAAGTGGATCGTCTCCTCCTGGCCAGGCCGGAACGGCCGCCGCCGGATCGCGACGAGCGTAGCCAGCAGCATCCGCCCGCCGTCGAGGCCGGGGATGGGCAGCAGGTTGAAGACGGCCAGTGACAGGTTGATGAGCGCGGCGAGCATGAGCACTGGGGCAACGCCAACCTGGGCCGCCTGATTGACCGCACTCACCATCCCCACCGGCCCTGCGACGTCCTCACTCGGATTACCGGTAAGCACCGAACCGAAGCCTCGCACGAAGGAGACGACCGCCTGCGGCACGGCCCGGACGCTGAACATGAACGACTCGCCCAGTGCGGCAGGGAAGCCGACGGGCTCCATCTGGAACGGCCGCAGGGTGACCCCCAACTGCGGGATTCCGGCGGTCCCTTCGGGAGGCCATGGCCTCTCCAGGGTCAAGCGCTCGCCCTCCCGGACCACGACGATCTCGAGCCGATCGCCAGTCTGTACCATCTCCACGACCTGCTCGATCGATGGATCGGCTACCCCATTGAGCAGGACGATCCGGTCCCCCGCCTGGAGGCCGAGGGCCTCGGCGGCCGAACCGACCATGACGCCCTCGATATAGGTCGCCTGCTCGTCCACCGCGCCGCTGGTCAGGGCACGGTAGGAGGGTTCGAGGGTGAGCGCCAGCGCGATGAGCAGCACGCCCAGGGCGAAGTTGGCGATCACTCCGCCCACCAGCACCCACAGCTTCTGAGGCAGGCTCTTGGTCGCCATCCCCTCGTCCGGATGCTGGAGGTTGCCCTCCTCGTCGACTTTGGGCGCCATCCCCGGCAGGTCGACGTAACCACCGACGGGGAAGGGCCCAACCCGCCACTCGGTGCCCGCCCAGCGGCGCTTCCAGATCGCCGGGCCCATGCCTATGCTGAACGCGCGAACAGGAACCCCGACGCTCCGGGCGTTGAGGTAGTGAGCGAGTTCGTGGACCGACACCGAGACGGTGAGGATCAGGAGGAAGATCAGGGCTGTGAGCATGACTCCATCGCCCAACAAGTATGCCAGATGGGGCTCCCGGCGGTGGTATGCGGCTCGACTCGGTTCAGGCCCGGCCCGTCTTCTCCAGCCCGTGCAGCGCTCTCACCACGTCGGTCTTGCTGAGGATGCCCACCAGTCGGCCGTAGCGGTCGAGCACCATCAGCCGGCCCAGTTCGCCTGCGCTGAGGAGCTTCACCGCGTCCATGGCGTCCGCGTCCGCGACGATCGTCTCGGCCGGGCGCACGATCCGCTCCACCCGCTCGTCCGGATCGGCCTCACGAGCATCGTCGAGCCTGGCGAAGCCTAGCAGATGGTCGTAATCATCGATGACCGGGTAGCCCACGTGGCGCCTGAAGTTGGCCAGCTGCAGGAACTTGCCGAGGGGCATGTCGGCGGTAACGCTCATCACGTCCCGCGTCATCAGGTCCGAGACGAACTTCCCCTGCAGCGCGGCGGTCATGGCGGCGTAGCGGGTCTCGGCCGCCACGGCGTTGTAGACGAAGAACGCCACGACGACAAGCAGCAGTTGGAAGGTGAAGAAGCCGTAAACGCCCAGCAGCAGCGCTACGACCCGGCTGACGCCGGCGGCGATGCGGGTCGCGCGCAGGTATGGAATCCAGAGGGCCAGGAGTGAGCGCAGGATCCGGCCGCCGTCGAGCGGGAGCGCCGGCAGCAGGTTGAAGAGGGCGAGCGCCAGGTTGGTGAGGGTCAGGTAGGAGAAGATGAAGAGGCCCCCGGGGCCCATGGGAAGGTATTGCCAGGCGAGCCAGCAGAGAGCGGCGAGCACCAGGCTGGTGATCGGTCCGGCGATGCC comes from the Trueperaceae bacterium genome and includes:
- a CDS encoding MBL fold metallo-hydrolase, which produces MKTGQLLLERLTVGPLQENCYLVGAAGSDAVLLVDPGDEAATLAQALLTSGRRLEAILLTHAHFDHVGALAELLETHEVPVYLHPADGPLLEYASLAAAQWGIEIDQPPQATVELRHGQRLELAGLTFDCLHTPGHAPGHVAFYAPAERLVLAGDALFKGSIGRTDLPFGDHEQLLASIRHELLSLPPDTLVLPGHGDTTTIGVESRTNPFLV
- a CDS encoding glycosyltransferase family 2 protein; its protein translation is MSSAASSADSGATLEGSAATDARGICTILIPAYNEAETIDGVVEVGLRSGVGEVLVVDDGSTDGTGEAARRAGARVIGLQRNLGKGGAVAAGLRSIASETVLLVDADLVGLTPRHLQDLAAPVIAGEVDMTRGVFTGGRWRTTAAQRLTPQLNGQRAVRRDLLLRVPQLEATRYGIEVAITDVARREGWRCRDIPLEGVSQVMKEEKRGFIAGMAMRLRMYRDIFATMLRSRR
- a CDS encoding M50 family metallopeptidase gives rise to the protein MLTALIFLLILTVSVSVHELAHYLNARSVGVPVRAFSIGMGPAIWKRRWAGTEWRVGPFPVGGYVDLPGMAPKVDEEGNLQHPDEGMATKSLPQKLWVLVGGVIANFALGVLLIALALTLEPSYRALTSGAVDEQATYIEGVMVGSAAEALGLQAGDRIVLLNGVADPSIEQVVEMVQTGDRLEIVVVREGERLTLERPWPPEGTAGIPQLGVTLRPFQMEPVGFPAALGESFMFSVRAVPQAVVSFVRGFGSVLTGNPSEDVAGPVGMVSAVNQAAQVGVAPVLMLAALINLSLAVFNLLPIPGLDGGRMLLATLVAIRRRPFRPGQEETIHFIGVMAVLALILLITFNELGGIIRG
- a CDS encoding site-2 protease family protein codes for the protein MFGGAIRLPIRMLGIPVRLDTSFLLVLPLFAWLIAHQLPGYLDLLGRAGFDVAGGSTLLGGVTPYLLGLMAAIGLFTGVVIHELGHAVVARLYDVEVKEITLWFLGGVAQFDELPRQRGAEALVGIAGPITSLVLAALCWLAWQYLPMGPGGLFIFSYLTLTNLALALFNLLPALPLDGGRILRSLLALWIPYLRATRIAAGVSRVVALLLGVYGFFTFQLLLVVVAFFVYNAVAAETRYAAMTAALQGKFVSDLMTRDVMSVTADMPLGKFLQLANFRRHVGYPVIDDYDHLLGFARLDDAREADPDERVERIVRPAETIVADADAMDAVKLLSAGELGRLMVLDRYGRLVGILSKTDVVRALHGLEKTGRA